The Desulfococcus multivorans DNA window CGGCCTCAATGCGGCCTACCACATTCACAGCCTCGACGAGATCCGGAATATCGTCCGTTAACCCATCCGGCAGCCAATCCGATATTCGCGGATCTATGTCCATTCTCCCGGGTCCATTCTCCCGGGTCCATTCTCCCGGGTCCATTCTCCCGCCTCACACGCTATCGTCGGCTTTTCTTTCGGTCCTTGATCGGCTTTTTCTTTCCGAACTCGATTCGACCGGTCCGCTGACGCAACAGGAGGCGGATGGGGGTCTGGGTCAGACCGGTCCCTTCCCGGATCTGGTTGATCAGATATCTTTCGTAGGAAAAATGAACCGCATCGGGATAATTGACAAAGCAGACAAAGGTTGGCGGCCGGGTGGAGACCTGGGCGGCGTAGTAGAATTTGAGTCGTTTTCCCTGGTGAAGCGGCGGTTCGTTTCGGATAAGGGCTTCGCCGAGGACCTTGTTGAGTTGACCGGTGGTGATTCGAGTGGTGTACTGGGCATAGACGGCATCCACCCGGGAGAATATCCTGGACACCCGCTGCCCCGTCAAGGCTGAAATGGTCATGGCCGGGGCGAAGCTCAGAAATTTCGCCGCGAGGCGGAGCCGATCATAATAGGCCTTGGCGGTATGTTTATCCTTTTCCACCAGGTCCCACTTGTTGAGGAGCAAAATACAGCCGCAACCCCTTTCGTGGGCGTAGCCCGCAATACTGACATCCTGATCCGTGATACCGTCGGCGGCATCGATGACGATCAAGGCGATGTCGCACCTGTCCAGGCTTCTCAAGGACTTGATGATGGAAAATTTTTCCAGCTTCCGGGTGACCTTTCCCTTGCGTCGGATGCCTGCGGTGTCGATGAGACAATAGGATTTATCGTTGACCTTGAAGATGGAATCCACGGCGTCCCGAGTGGTTCCGGGCAGTTCGCTCACAACAAGACGCTCCTCCCCTAACATTCGGTTGATCAGGGAAGATTTCCCGGCATTGGGTCTTCCCACCACCGCTATCTTGATCATCTCCTCGGCCGGTTCGGGCCTGGAAGGCGGAATGACCGACACGAGTTCGTCCAGAAGATCCGACACGCCGTAACCGTGCTCAGCGGAAATGGGAAACGGGACGTCGATGCCCAGGCTGTAAAATTCATACAGCCGCTCCTCCTGCTCCTCCCCGTCAATCTTGTTCACGGCATAGAGCACCGGCTTTTCCGAACTCCGCAACACTGTCATCAGGTCCCGATCGAAAGGCGATACGCCCCCCTTGCCGTCCATGATGAGGATCACCACATCCGCATCCTGAACGGCCTGGCGGATCTGGGCCCGAATGGGGCCCGCAAAAAAATCCTGGTCATCCTCGGCGAACCCGCCCGTATCGACCAGTGTGAATTCCACGCCGTTCCAGACGGCCTGTCCGTAGATACGGTCCCGTGTCACCCCTGGAAAATTGTCCACCAGGGCGTTCCTGGAACGGGTGATACGGTTGAATAGGGTCGATTTGCCCACGTTAGGGCGTCCAACAAGGGTGACAATGGGTTTCATGCTTTGTCTCTGTATTCTATTTTGGCGTCTCTTCTCGCGTTTTTGTCATATGCAGAAATCAGAACTCGATGCTGCCGGGCGTCCTTGGAAAGGGCAGCACATCCCGGATATTGCGGATGCCGGTCATGAGCATCATCACCCGTTCGAATCCCATACCGAAACCACTGTGGGGAACGCTGCCGTATCGCCGGGAATCGATGTACCACCAATAATCCCTTCGGTCCAGGCCCATGTCGTCCATCCGGGCGGTAAGGACGTCAAGGCGTTCCTCCCTCTGACTGCCGCCGATGATCTCCCCGATACCGGGTACCAGAACATCCATGGCCGCCACGGT harbors:
- the der gene encoding ribosome biogenesis GTPase Der; protein product: MKPIVTLVGRPNVGKSTLFNRITRSRNALVDNFPGVTRDRIYGQAVWNGVEFTLVDTGGFAEDDQDFFAGPIRAQIRQAVQDADVVILIMDGKGGVSPFDRDLMTVLRSSEKPVLYAVNKIDGEEQEERLYEFYSLGIDVPFPISAEHGYGVSDLLDELVSVIPPSRPEPAEEMIKIAVVGRPNAGKSSLINRMLGEERLVVSELPGTTRDAVDSIFKVNDKSYCLIDTAGIRRKGKVTRKLEKFSIIKSLRSLDRCDIALIVIDAADGITDQDVSIAGYAHERGCGCILLLNKWDLVEKDKHTAKAYYDRLRLAAKFLSFAPAMTISALTGQRVSRIFSRVDAVYAQYTTRITTGQLNKVLGEALIRNEPPLHQGKRLKFYYAAQVSTRPPTFVCFVNYPDAVHFSYERYLINQIREGTGLTQTPIRLLLRQRTGRIEFGKKKPIKDRKKSRR